From a region of the Lactuca sativa cultivar Salinas chromosome 4, Lsat_Salinas_v11, whole genome shotgun sequence genome:
- the LOC128133810 gene encoding uncharacterized protein LOC128133810 translates to NNNNNNNNNNNNNNNNNNNNNNNNNNNNNNNNNNNNNSNNSNNSNNNNNNNNNNNSNNSNNSNNSNNSNNNNNNNNNNNNNNNNNNNNNNNNNNNNNNNNNNNNKNNNNNNNNNNNNNNNNNNNNNNNNNNNNNNNNNNNNNNSNNSNNSNNNNNNNNNNNNNNNSNNSNNSNNNNNNNNNNNNINNNNNNNNNNNNNNNNNNNNNNNNNNSNNSNNSNNNNNNNNNNNNSNNNNNNNNNNSNNNNNNNNNNNNNNNNNNNN, encoded by the coding sequence aataataataataataataataacaataataacaataataacaataacaataataacaataataataataataataataataataataataataataataataataataatagtaataatagtaataatagtaataataataataataataataataataataatagtaataatagtaataatagtaataatagtaataatagtaataataataataataataataataataataataataacaataataataataataacaataataataataataataataataataataataataataataataataataaaaataataataataataataataataataataataataataataataataataataataataataataataataataataataataataataataataataataataataataatagtaataatagtaataatagtaataataataataataataataataataataataataataataatagtaataatagtaataatagtaataataataataataataataataataataataatattaataataataataataacaataacaataacaataataataataataataataataataataataataataataataatagtaataatagtaataatagtaataataataataataataataataataataataatagtaataataataataataataataataataatagtaataataataataataataataataacaataataataataataacaataataataataat
- the LOC128133809 gene encoding uncharacterized protein LOC128133809 has protein sequence HNNHNNNHNYSNNNNNNNNKNNNNNNNNNNNSNNSNNNNNNNNNNNNNNNNSNNSNNSNNNNNNNNNNNNNNNSNNSNNSNNSNNNNNNNNNNNNNNNNNNNNNNNNNNNNNNNNNSNNSNNSNNNNNNNNNNNNNNNNNNSNNSNNSNNSNNSNNNNNNNNNNNNNNNNNNNNNNNNNNNNNNNNNNNNSNNNNNNNNNNNNNNNNSNNSNNSNNNNNNNNNNNNNNNNNNNNNNNNNNNNNSNNSNDNNNNNNNNNNNNNNNSNNSNNSNNNNNNNNNNNNNNNNNNNNNNKNNNNNNNNNNNNNNNNYNNNNN, from the coding sequence cataataatcataataataatcataattatagtaataataataataataataataataaaaataataataataataataataataataataatagtaataatagtaataataataataataataataataataataataataataataataatagtaataatagtaataatagtaataataataataataataataataataataataataataataatagtaataatagtaataatagtaataatagtaataataataataataataataataataataataacaataataataataataacaataataataataataataataacaataataataataataataatagtaataatagtaataatagtaataataataataataataataataataataataataataataataataataatagtaataatagtaataatagtaataatagtaataatagtaataataataataataataataataataataataataataataataataataacaataataataataataacaataataataataataataataataataataataatagtaataataataataataataataataataataataataataataataatagtaataatagtaataatagtaataataataataataataataataataataataacaataataataacaataataataataataataataataataataataataatagtaataatagtaatgataataataataataataataataataataataataataataataatagtaataatagtaataatagtaataataataataataataataataataataataataataataataataacaataataataataataaaaataataataataataataataataataataataataataataataattataataataataataat